From one Peptoniphilaceae bacterium AMB_02 genomic stretch:
- the accA gene encoding acetyl-CoA carboxylase carboxyl transferase subunit alpha codes for MITPWERVQKARDVGRAKPMDFVNYLFEDIIILSGDRQFADDASIYGGIAKFEDMPITFIAGGKAHTFEDSIKANFGMTNPEGYRKAMRLMKQAEKFNRPIITFVDTPGAYPGIGAEERGQGEAIARLIMEMQAVKVPTICIVTGEGGSGGALAISMGDRIYMLENAVYSILSPEGFSSILWKDKSQVERASDLMKLTSFDLKEFGIIDEIIEENEDFNSGNYAPVFDRIKELLSTSIRELCSEDGSELVDKRINRFRNIGR; via the coding sequence ATGATAACGCCTTGGGAAAGAGTACAAAAAGCCAGAGATGTTGGTAGAGCAAAGCCAATGGACTTTGTTAACTACTTATTTGAGGACATAATAATCTTAAGTGGTGACCGACAATTTGCAGATGATGCATCCATATATGGAGGAATCGCAAAGTTTGAGGATATGCCAATTACTTTTATTGCCGGTGGGAAAGCCCACACTTTTGAAGACAGTATAAAAGCCAACTTCGGAATGACTAATCCTGAAGGGTATAGAAAAGCTATGAGACTTATGAAACAGGCTGAGAAGTTTAATCGTCCCATAATCACCTTTGTCGATACTCCCGGAGCTTATCCCGGGATTGGTGCTGAAGAACGAGGGCAAGGAGAGGCCATCGCAAGGCTAATTATGGAGATGCAAGCGGTAAAAGTACCCACCATCTGTATAGTTACAGGTGAAGGAGGTTCGGGCGGCGCACTTGCCATTTCGATGGGCGATCGCATCTATATGCTTGAAAACGCAGTTTATTCAATATTATCACCCGAAGGTTTTTCTTCGATACTATGGAAAGATAAATCTCAAGTAGAAAGAGCGAGTGATTTAATGAAGTTAACCTCGTTTGATTTAAAAGAATTTGGGATAATCGATGAAATAATTGAAGAAAATGAAGATTTCAATAGTGGAAATTATGCACCGGTTTTCGATAGAATTAAAGAACTACTATCCACCTCAATCCGAGAATTATGCAGTGAAGATGGAAGTGAATTAGTAGATAAAAGAATAAACAGATTTAGAAATATAGGGAGGTAA